The following are from one region of the Flavimobilis soli genome:
- a CDS encoding ABC transporter substrate-binding protein: protein MRSFNKGRAITASVVGLGLALSLAACSDDDNKSEEPGAASGDCAAYEQYGDLKGKTVSVYTSIVTPEDTPHIDSYKPFEECTGAKITYEGSKEFEAQLLVKIKSGAAPDIAYIPQPGLLETIAKDYPDALVPASEGTVANVDKYYSPSWKSYGTVDGTFYAAPLGANVKSFVWYSPKQFEKNGYTIPTTWDELIALSDKILADHGAEGAKPWCAGIGSGEATGWPATDWLEDLVLRTAGGDVYDKWLTNEVKFDSPEIKEALAKVGEILKNPDYVNGGYGDVASIATTTFQDGGLPLVEDEPLCYLHRQASFYAANWPEGTEVSETGDAFAFYLPGLTADERPLLGGGEFAAAFSDRPEVAAFQAFLASPEWNNAKAKATPAGGWVSANSGLDPENLVSPIDKLAATLLGDTTQEFRFDGSDLMPAAVGQGTFWTEMTSWLAEDKDDAAVLSAIQASWPK from the coding sequence ATGAGGAGCTTCAACAAGGGCCGTGCCATCACGGCCTCAGTCGTGGGCCTCGGGCTCGCGCTCTCGCTCGCCGCGTGCAGCGACGACGACAACAAGTCTGAGGAGCCGGGCGCTGCGAGCGGCGACTGCGCGGCCTACGAGCAGTACGGCGACCTGAAGGGCAAGACCGTCTCGGTCTACACCTCGATCGTCACGCCCGAGGACACGCCGCACATCGACTCGTACAAGCCGTTCGAGGAGTGCACCGGCGCCAAGATCACGTACGAGGGCTCCAAGGAGTTCGAGGCTCAGCTCCTCGTCAAGATCAAGTCGGGCGCTGCGCCTGACATCGCGTACATCCCGCAGCCGGGTCTGCTCGAGACGATCGCCAAGGACTACCCGGACGCTCTCGTCCCGGCCTCCGAGGGCACCGTCGCGAACGTCGACAAGTACTACTCCCCGTCGTGGAAGTCGTACGGCACCGTCGACGGCACGTTCTACGCCGCTCCGCTCGGCGCCAACGTGAAGTCGTTCGTCTGGTACTCGCCGAAGCAGTTCGAGAAGAACGGCTACACGATCCCGACGACGTGGGACGAGCTCATCGCCCTCTCGGACAAGATCCTCGCCGACCACGGCGCCGAGGGCGCCAAGCCGTGGTGCGCGGGCATCGGCTCCGGCGAGGCCACGGGTTGGCCGGCCACCGACTGGCTCGAGGACCTGGTGCTTCGCACCGCCGGTGGTGACGTCTACGACAAGTGGCTCACCAACGAGGTCAAGTTCGACTCGCCCGAGATCAAGGAGGCGCTCGCGAAGGTCGGCGAGATCCTCAAGAACCCGGACTACGTCAACGGTGGCTACGGTGACGTCGCCTCCATCGCGACCACCACGTTCCAGGACGGCGGCCTGCCGCTCGTCGAGGACGAGCCGCTCTGCTACCTGCACCGCCAGGCCTCGTTCTACGCGGCCAACTGGCCCGAGGGCACGGAGGTCTCCGAGACCGGTGACGCGTTCGCGTTCTACCTCCCGGGCCTGACCGCTGACGAGCGTCCGCTCCTCGGTGGTGGCGAGTTCGCCGCCGCCTTCTCGGACCGCCCCGAGGTCGCCGCCTTCCAGGCGTTCCTCGCGAGCCCCGAGTGGAACAACGCCAAGGCGAAGGCCACCCCCGCGGGTGGTTGGGTCTCGGCCAACTCGGGTCTCGACCCGGAGAACCTGGTCTCCCCGATCGACAAGCTGGCGGCCACCCTCCTCGGTGACACCACCCAGGAGTTCCGCTTCGACGGTTCGGACCTGATGCCTGCTGCGGTCGGCCAGGGTACGTTCTGGACCGAGATGACCAGCTGGCTCGCCGAGGACAAGGACGACGCGGCAGTTCTGTCGGCCATCCAGGCTTCTTGGCCCAAGTGA